A genomic window from Solanum dulcamara chromosome 11, daSolDulc1.2, whole genome shotgun sequence includes:
- the LOC129874972 gene encoding phospholipase A1-II 1-like, which translates to MFKARKNPRGTIGKMPMPILLLALCIFSMVSPTIEMMKNPNKNMGNITERWRLLSGNNNWEGLLDPLDNDLRRYLIHYGEMAQAARDAFNTNKMSKYAGSCRYSKKNFFSQTGIEISNPFKYEVTKYIYATSSIQVPEAFIIKSLSREAWSRESNWAGFVAVATDEGRIALGRRDIVIVWRGSVQTMEWFNDFDFIQVSASKIFGEKSDPKVHHGWYSVYTSDDSRSPFNKASARDQVFGEVQRLVEQYKNEEVTITVTGHSMGAAIATLNAGDIVFNGINKGFPVTAFLFASPRVGDENFKKTLSQLENLRSLKIRNAPDIVPNYPLFGYSDVGIELVIDTRKSGYLKSQGDQSSYHNTDCYLHGIAGTQGSKGGFKLEVERDISLVNKYLDGLKDEYGVPTSWWVEKNKGMVQQQNGSWILVDHEDDDF; encoded by the exons ATGTTCAAAGCAAGAAAAAACCCAAGGGGAACCATAGGAAAGATGCCCATGCCCATATTGTTATTAGCACTTTGCATCTTTTCTATGGTTTCTCCGACCATAGAAATGATGAAAAATCCAAACAAAAATATGGGCAATATAACAGAAAGATGGAGGCTTCTTAGCGGAAATAACAATTGGGAAGGGTTATTAGATCCACTTGACAATGATCTTCGTCGATACCTCATTCACTATGGTGAAATGGCACAAGCAGCTCGAGACGCCTTCAACACCAACAAAATGTCAAAGTATGCTGGAAGTTGCCGATATTCTAAGAAGAATTTCTTTTCTCAAACGGGGATTGAGATATCGAATCCGTTCAAGTATGAGGTAACCAAATATATTTACGCGACATCATCTATACAAGTTCCGGAAGcattcatcataaaatcattgTCAAGGGAAGCTTGGAGTAGAGAGTCTAATTGGGCTGGTTTTGTTGCTGTAGCTACTGATGAGGGGAGAATTGCATTAGGAAGAAGAGATATAGTGATTGTGTGGAGAGGAAGTGTTCAGACTATGGAATGGTTTAATGATTTCGATTTTATTCAAGTTTCAGCATCTAAAATTTTTGGTGAAAAATCTGATCCTAAGGTGCATCACGGTTGGTATTCTGTTTATACCTCAGATGATTCGCGATCACCATTCAATAAGGCCAGTGCTAGAGACCAG GTGTTTGGTGAAGTTCAAAGATTGGTGGAACAATACAAGAACGAGGAAGTTACCATAACGGTAACAGGGCATAGTATGGGGGCAGCCATCGCAACATTAAATGCAGGGGATATAGTTTTCAATGGAATTAACAAGGGATTTCCGGTCACTGCATTTCTATTTGCAAGTCCTAGAGTGGGAGATGAAAATTTCAAGAAGACCTTGTCCCAACTCGAAAATCTTCGATCTCTGAAAATCCGAAATGCCCCGGATATAGTTCCAAACTACCCGTTGTTCGGCTATTCAGATGTTGGGATCGAATTGGTCATTGACACTAGGAAATCGGGCTATTTAAAAAGTCAGGGAGATCAGAGCAGTTATCATAATACGGATTGTTACTTGCATGGAATTGCTGGAACACAAGGATCAAAAGGAGGATTCAAGCTAGAAGTGGAACGAGATATTTCACTGGTTAACAAGTATTTGGATGGGTTAAAAGATGAATATGGAGTACCAACTTCGTGGTGGGTTGAGAAGAATAAAGGAATGGTTCAACAACAAAATGGATCCTGGATTCTCGTGGATCATGAAGATGATGATTTTTAG